A single Amphiprion ocellaris isolate individual 3 ecotype Okinawa chromosome 1, ASM2253959v1, whole genome shotgun sequence DNA region contains:
- the tmem208 gene encoding transmembrane protein 208, whose amino-acid sequence MAPKGKVGTKGKKQIYEENEATLKFYTRVILGANAIYAAINFLVFYSSSTFWTWLLLVFALAVYVGSYRSMSAMAKPVFAEDGSLLDGGIDLNMEQGMAEHLKDVILLTAIVQVLSTVSSYFWYLWLLAPARALHLLWVNFLGPWFMAESPSAPEEVNEKKQRRQERRQMKRF is encoded by the exons ATGGCG CCCAAAGGTAAAGTTGGCACCAAAGGAAAGAAGCAGATCTACGAGGAGAACGAGGCGACTCTGAAGTTCTACACCAGAGTCATCCTCGGAGCTAAT GCGATATATGCAGCCATAAATTTCCTGGTTTTCTACAGTTCGTCTACATTTTGGACGTGG ctgctgctggtgttcgCTCTAGCGGTGTACGTGGGGAGTTACCGCTCCATGTCGGCCATGGCCAAACCGGTGTTCGCTGAGGATGGAAGTCTGCTGGACGGAGGGATAGACTTAAACATGGAGCAGGGCATGGCAGA GCACCTGAAGGATGTCATCCTGCTCACAGCCATAGTACAAGTTCTCAGCACAGTCTCCTCATACTTCTGGTATCTTTGGCTGCTG GCCCCGGCCCGAGCTCTGCACCTGCTGTGGGTGAACTTCCTGGGTCCCTGGTTTATGGCAGAAAGTCCGTCGGCACCGGAGGAGGTGAACGAGAAGAAGCAGAGGAGACAGGAGCGCAGACAGATGAAGAgattctga
- the slc39a1 gene encoding zinc transporter ZIP1, protein MEYLLQVKVGALIGLLLLTLLFGFIPARVKWFRDTDGTDTHRTVLSLISCFAGGVFLAACLLDIIPDYLSDINTELDARKVETSFPLPEFIIAAGFFTVLILERIVLNCRELRGSHAERAPLIPDNRNSHGVTTSPDLESSGHHVHVDFQAHSPFRSFMLFLSLSLHSVFEGLAIGLQSTDSKVLEICIAILVHKSIIVFSLSVKLVQSAVRPLWVAAYIGVFAVMSPLGIAIGISVMEAELAAGALIQAVLEGLAAGTFVYITFLEILPHELNSPGRQLLKALFILLGFSIMAALTFLG, encoded by the exons ATGGAATATCTGCTCCAGGTGAAAGTAGGCGCTCTGATCGGGCTGCTGCTCCTCACTCTTCTGTTCGGATTCATCCCTGCTCGAGTCAAATGGTTCCGAGACACAGACGGGACAG ACACTCACCGCACAGTTCTGAGTCTGATCAGCTGTTTCGCCGGTGGAGTTTTCCTGGCAGCGTGTTTGCTCGACATCATTCCAGATTATCTGTCCGACATCAACACGGAGCTGGATGCTCGGAAAGTGGAG ACCAGCTTTCCCCTTCCAGAGTTCATCATAGCAGCTGGCTTCTTCACTGTCCTCATATTGGAGAGGATTGTCCTGAACTGCCGAGAGCTGAGAGGGTCTCATGCAGAGAGAGCTCCTCTGATACCAGACAACAGAAACAGCCACGGCGTGACCACAAGTCCCGATCTAGAGAGCAGCGGCCACCACGTCCACGTCGACTTCCAGGCTCACTCCCCTTTCCGTTCCTTCAtgcttttcctctctctgtcgCTGCATTCGGTCTTTGAGGGCCTCGCTATCGGCCTGCAGAGCACAGACTCAAAG GTGTTGGAGATCTGCATCGCCATTCTTGTCCACAAGAGCATCATCGTGTTCAGCCTGTCGGTGAAGCTGGTCCAGAGCGCCGTTCGTCCGCTGTGGGTCGCCGCCTACATCGGAGTGTTCGCCGTGATGTCACCTTTAGGCATCGCCATCGGCATCAGCGTGATGGAGGCTGAGCTGGCAGCTGGAGCTCTGATCCAGGCCGTCCTGGAGGGGCTCGCCGCCGGGACGTTTGTTTACATCACCTTCCTGGAGATCCTCCCACACGAGCTCAACTCTCCCGGCAGGCAGCTGCTGAAGGCGCTCTTCATCCTGCTGGGCTTCAGCATCATGGCGGCGTTGACATTTCTGGGCTGA